A stretch of DNA from Alistipes sp. ZOR0009:
TTGAAGAAGTCGTTTGATGAGGCTCAGGTAGGGGATACTATTGAGATAACATCTACCGATCCTGGCTTTGCACGTGATGTTCAAAGTTGGTGCAATAGTACGGGTAATAAGCTGATATCATTGACTACAGATAAAGGTGTGATAACCGCAATGGCAGAAAAAATTGGCCAGAAGGAAGTCTTTTCGACGGCTGGAGGCTCAATGAATAAGACGCTAATTGTGTTTAGCGATGACCTAGATAGGGCATTGGCGTCTTTTGTTCTTGCCAACGGAGCTGCTGCTACAGGGCATAAGGTTACCATGTTTTTCACGTTTTGGGGGTTGAATGTCATCAAAAAGGAACATAAGCCAAAGGTGAAAAAAGATCTTATGGGAAGAATGTTTGGCTGGATGATGCCATCAGACAGTATGAAGTTGAAACTGTCTAAGATGCACATGCTGGGTATGGGAACAATGATGATGCGCAACGAGATGAAGCGCAAAAGTATCGACTCTTTGGAAAGTTTGATTCAACAAGCCGTAGATAATGGGGTTGAATTTATTGCATGCCAAATGTCAATGGATGTTATGGGCGTAAAGCACGAAGAGCTGCTTGACAACGTTTCGGTGGGAGGCGTTGCCACCTATATGGAGCGAGCTGAAAATGCAGGGGTAAATCTTTTTATTTAACTAGTCGTTAAGGCTAATGATATAAAAGCGAAGGAGGTTGAAACCTCCTTCGCTTTTTGTTTTATAGTAAGTTGCTTGCTAGTTCTGCAAGTAAGCTGCGCTCCCCTTTCACCAGATTAACGTGAGCAAAAATCTCTTGTCCGAGCATTTTGTCGCTAAGGTAGGTTAACCCATTTGACTTGATGTCGAGATAAGGTGAGTCTATTTGGAATATATCACCTGTAAAAACCAGCTTAGTACCTTCGCCTGCTCGGGTGATTATGGTTTTGATTTCGTGGGGTGTTAAGTTTTGAGCTTCGTCAATAATAAAGAAAACGTTGGTAAGGCTACGTCCTCTAATGTACGCTAAAGGCGTAATAACCAACTTTTCGGATTTCGAGATCTCTTCGATTCGAACGTATTCGCGGTTGGTTGATTTATATCGAGTTTTTATGAAGTTGATGTTGTCGTAAAGCGGCTGCATGTACGGCGCAATTTTTGATTCAACATCACCTGGAAGATATCCCAGATCTTTATTTGATAGCGGGACAACCGGACGCGCAATCAGTATCTGATCGTAAATTTTTTCCTGTTCTAAAGCCGCAGCTAGGGCTAGCAGCGTTTTTCCTGTTCCAGCCTTTCCGGTTAGAGCTACGAGCTGAACGTCTGTTCTTAGTAGTGCATCAAGCGAAAAAGCTTGTTCTGAATTTCTTGGTTCAATTCCGTAGGCACGATGCTTTTCAACCCTTTTGAAGTTGCCTGACGGTTTGTCGTAGTAGGCGAGTGCGGATTTTGAGTTTCCTCTTAAAATGACATATTCGTTATGGTGGAAGGTTTGCTTGAGTTTCGTTGCGGGAAGTTCGTTGTTTTTATAGAAGAGTTCGAGCATTTCGTCGGCAAGCGGCACCTCCTCAATTTCCTTCTTAAGGATATCAATGTCGGCAACTTTGTCGGTAAGGTAATCTTGGGCTGGAAGTCCAAAGGCTTTAGCCTTAAGGCGAAGGTTGATATCCTTGGAGACAAGGATTACAGGTCGGTCTGGATTCTGATCCTTCACGTAAAGAGCAATGCTAAGAATCCTGTTGTCGGCGGTATCTTCGAAGAAGGAGTCGCTAACCTTGTCGGATGCTTTGTGCCCAAGTTCGACCCG
This window harbors:
- a CDS encoding PhoH family protein, which produces MSKTKSSKGVSKIFVLDTNVILHDHSCLRNFQDNDIVIPIVVFEELDKFKKGNDEVNYNAREFTRELDKVAGDNLFNGGIPLGKNLGKLRVELGHKASDKVSDSFFEDTADNRILSIALYVKDQNPDRPVILVSKDINLRLKAKAFGLPAQDYLTDKVADIDILKKEIEEVPLADEMLELFYKNNELPATKLKQTFHHNEYVILRGNSKSALAYYDKPSGNFKRVEKHRAYGIEPRNSEQAFSLDALLRTDVQLVALTGKAGTGKTLLALAAALEQEKIYDQILIARPVVPLSNKDLGYLPGDVESKIAPYMQPLYDNINFIKTRYKSTNREYVRIEEISKSEKLVITPLAYIRGRSLTNVFFIIDEAQNLTPHEIKTIITRAGEGTKLVFTGDIFQIDSPYLDIKSNGLTYLSDKMLGQEIFAHVNLVKGERSLLAELASNLL